A region from the Sorex araneus isolate mSorAra2 chromosome 6, mSorAra2.pri, whole genome shotgun sequence genome encodes:
- the SNX2 gene encoding sorting nexin-2 → MAAEREPPPLGDGKPTDFEELEDGEDLFTSTVSTLESSPSSPEPASLPTEDISTNSNGPKPAEVVLDDDREDLFAEATEEVSLDSPEREPILSSEPSPAVTPVTPTTLIAPRIESKSISAPVIFDRSREEIEEEANGDIFDIEIGVSDPEKVGDGMNAYMAYRVTTKTSLSMFSKSEFSVKRRFSDFLGLHSKLASKYLHIGYIVPPAPEKSIVGMTKVKVGKEDSSSTEFVEKRRAALERYLQRTVKHPTLLQDPDLRQFLESSELPRAVNTQALSGAGILRMVNKAADAVNKMTIKMNESDAWFEEKQQQFENLDQQLRKLHASVEALVCHRKELSANTAAFAKSAAMLGNSEDHTALSRALSQLAEVEEKIDQLHQEQAFADFYMFSELLSDYIRLIAAVKGVFDHRMKCWQKWEDAQITLLKKRETEAKMMVANKPDKIQQAKNEIREWEAKVQQGERDFEQISKTIRKEVGRFEKERVKDFKTVIIKYLESLVQTQQQLIKYWEAFLPEAKAIA, encoded by the exons TCAAGTCCATCATCTCCAGAACCAGCAAGTCTTCCTACAGAAGATATTAGTACAAACTCCAATGGTCCAAAACCAGCAGAAGTTGTGCTAGATGATGACAGAGAAGATCTTTTTGCAG AAGCCACAGAAGAAGTATCTTTGGACAGCCCAGAAAGAGAACCTATTCTTTCTTCAGAACCTTCTCCTGCAGTCACGCCTGTGACCCCTACTACACTCATTGCTCCCAGAATTGAATCAAAGAGTATATCTGCTCCTGTCATCTTTGATAGATCCAGGGAGGAG ATTGAAGAAGAAGCAAATGGAGATATTTTTGATATAGAAATTGGTGTATCAGATCCAGAGAAAGTTG GTGATGGTATGAATGCTTACATGGCATATAGAGTAACAACAAAG ACTTCTCTTTCCATGTTCAGTAAGAGTGAGTTTTCAGTTAAAAGAAGATTCAGTGACTTTCTCGGTTTGCATAGCAAGTTAGCAAGCAAATATTTACATATCGGTTATATTGTGCCTCCAGCTCCTGAGAAGAGCATAGTAG GAATGACCAAGGTCAAAGTGGGTAAAGAAGATTCATCCTCCACTGAATTTGTAGAAAAGCGGCGAGCAGCTCTTGAGAG ATATCTTCAAAGAACAGTAAAGCATCCAACCCTGCTACAGGATCCTGATTTAAGACAGTTCTTGGAAAGTTCAGag CTGCCTAGAGCAGTTAATACACAGGCTCTGAGTGGAGCAGGAATATTGAGGATGGTGAACAAGGCTGCCGACGCTGTCAACAAAATGACAATCAAGATGAATGAATCGGATGCA tggttTGAAGAAAAGCAGCAGCAATTTGAAAATCTGGATCAGCAACTTAGGAAACTTCATGCCAGTGTCGAAGCTTTGGTCTGTCATAGAaaag AGCTTTCAGCCAACACAGCTGCCTTTGCTAAAAGTGCTGCCATGTTAGGTAATTCTGAGGATCATACTGCTTTATCTAGAGCTTTGTCTCAGCTTGCAGAGGTTGAAGAGAAGATAGACCAGTTACATCAAGAGCAAGCTTTTGCTGACTTTTATATGTTTTCAGAACTGCTTAGTGACTACATTCGTCTTATTGCTGCTGTGAAA ggTGTTTTTGACCATCGAATGAAGTGCTGGCAGAAATGGGAAGATGCTCAAATTACATTGCTCAAAAAACGTGAAACTGAGGCAAAGATGATGGTTGCTAATAAACCAGATAAAATACAACAagctaaaaatgaaataagagag TGGGAAGCAAAAGTACAACAAGGAGAAAGAGATTTTGAACAAATCTCTAAAACAATTCGAAAAGAAGTGGGAAGATTTGAG AAAGAACGAGTGAAAGATTTTAAAACTGTCATTATCAAGTACTTAGAATCATTAGTACAAACACAACAGCag CTGATAAAATACTGGGAGGCATTCCTACCTGAAGCCAAAGCCATTGCCTAG